In the genome of Podospora pseudocomata strain CBS 415.72m chromosome 7, whole genome shotgun sequence, the window CGCCCTCAAGGTGACAAGGAAGTTTCATCAAAGGGAGGGGAGCCCAAGATTGCAGCTGCTGGTGTTTGATCATGAGCCAGATGATGCTCTTGACTAGCAGTTATACATGATATAAGCACAAATATAGCACAAAAGTTTGGATGTGAGGGGAGGTTCAACATTTCTTGATTTACATAATAGTTTTTGActtacctaggtacctacatACCATCTCAACACAGATGTGTGCCCACTACCTCAAGCTTTCCATGGCTTTAAGCAGCGCCGCCCTGAGCGGCTCCAGTCTGTTACCCTCCACCCAGGAATCGCTGCCTCTCCAGATGCTCTGCAACTTACATAGGATGACATGCGCCTCTTTCAAGATGAACTCATCATTCAAGAGCTCTTGGGCGCTCTGGAAAGCACAAGTCCCAGCAGCATGTTGCACAACTCTAATCACGAAGATGGCAGCGTAATCTGCTGGATTTAGGGGCCGGCCCAAGTCGGTCCAAGAGAAACCCACACCTCCATTGCTAAGCGCCAGGTTAATCCTAAGCTGAATGTCAGGGAAATGCGGGTCAAGTAGGTTGGGGGCTTGGTGAGCGAGAAGCTCGGAGGCGTAGTCAGCAAAGCAGGAGACGGCAAGggctgctgcggctggattggggatgttgagctCGCTCATCAAGAGCTGCCAGTAAGCCGGGACTTTGGTGTTAGGGTAAGGAGACATCTTTGGTGAGCTTTTTGTTGAAGGTTTCCTGTCTAGGTATATTTAGTGTTAAAGTGGAAAGATGATGAGGCAGATGTTCACGCTGATACAACTCAGAGCTAAGGCGCGGTTTTAATAACTCCAATGGCGCGATGCCTTGTTGTAGGACAATGCCATTATATTTCTAGATTGGCTTCGAACAGAACAGACCAGTTGGGGTGTCTTTGTTCCTTCCCTTTTGACACTGTTTAAACAATGTCCGACGTGGACAACAAAGAAATACCATATAGAAGGTTGAACTGGGatgctcctcaaactctCGGTTTTCAACATCGAGATTCTCTCACGATGTGGACAGAATAATGGTGACTTCTCCGTAAGGTGAAATCAAGGCAGGAAATGATAACAGACCCGTCCTCGACTATCGCGATACCTCTTTAAAGTACTTTTAAAGACCTTTTGACTTTCTTTATCGATGTATCAAGTATCTTCCAATGCGTATcaactatctttcaaggctTGCTGGTGATCTTCAAAGGCCCTCATCTCAAAGTGATAGTGTCTATTATGTTTCCGCGACGTGTCTGTCTAGTAGGTTCCCAGGTTGAGAAGGTACCAGATCCCTCTCCCATTCGTTTCGTCTAGCCTATTCGGCCTTCTGAACAACAAACTTGGTGCAGTCATCCTGCGATCCCCGCTGCGCAATAGGCATGACCACTGGCTGATGGTTCCTAGCAGATATGATTGTGCATACGCGGTACACGCCCTCCAGCAAACCACCCGTTACCTCAGCCTGCAAACCGCCCTTCCCATCgccttcatcatccacaccTTTAAAGTAGGCAAATTTGGTCGGGTCGGGAGGGTTAACAGAACGGAGACTTCCAATGTTCTGAATGGTGATGTGACAGTGCCCAATGATATCGCCATTCTCATCGAGGTCTTGAGGGGCAGTGTAATATGCAACGCTGGGATTCACGAGAAATCCAGCCCTCAAATGGCGGGTTTGGATCGTGACATTGAACGTCTTTTGCGCAGGGATAATGTCACCCGGTTGCggatgggtgatgatggacgTGATCATGTTGGACGAGGCCGGTATCTTCCCCATGGGTATGCCATTGCAGGATCCAGCCGAATTCTGACGGCCATTGGTGAGAGTTTGACCAACGCAGAAGTTGATAAAGTTGCTCGGATTTCTGCAAGGATCCGTTAGCCTTGCATCAAGAGTAAACATCGGACCGGGAGTGTCGTCTTACGTGTCCGATTTTGACAAGCCTGGTCGAATTCCCGTTGTTCCTTCCTCCAATCCGGTATACAAGCTTGCGCTCTGGACGGCTTTTGGAGAGAGACATGCTGGGCCGGGCTTTGGGTCATGCTTGGTTGAGCCGACAGTAACGGCTTTGACACTGCCAAAAAGTGCGAATGCCCCTATGGCGAGTGTATGAGGTTTGACCATTTTGGGCTCCCTGTGAACTGACCTGGATAGTGTCAGATAGAATGGTTGTCGACACGGAGATCAAGGTCAACATCAAGCACAGATGCGACAGGAAAGTAGCTTCTCTTtaaggaagaagagaatgtgACTTTAGCGCTTACCTCAGAAGCATCCCATTCCAAGAACTGTTGATTGGGTGCCAAGGGAAATATAGTGTCTAAGACCGGTTAAAATCAATTTGCTGCCCTCAATGGGAAGACCGAGATGCTCCGGCTTCAAGTAGATGGACGATGTCTACCAATGACAGATGATCATGCACTGAGTGAGGCGCAGGAATCAACCGATCGTTCTGACTGACATGAGCTTATTATAGTAATGTATGCACAAACGAGGTAGCTGGCAGGCGGAGTCCACGCCCTAAGTACCAAACCTTTACAAAGGGCAAGGAACCGTCGCACCCCTTGCCACACGTCATGGACGAGAATGTACGCATTGCAAAACTGTCTGTACCACGCCCCCAATATAAGCCAAAAATTCTTCAAggataggtacctaggtaagTAGGTGGCTAACGTGGCACAagacacctacctacctacctagttAATATACCTGACCTCAAGATATAGCAGGTAACTAGTCTATTGTCCACCTAGAGAACTTAGTGGAGGCTGATTGTATCACCCATCCAACTACCCCGTAGAATTGACTATTTTGTCCATGGCGTGTATATCTACAGCGTGATTCCCTCGATCTTCCCTAGAATCCTCTCAACGAACTTTATCCCGACCACGATCAGATCCTGTTTGTTATGTGTGACGTCCGAGCTGCCGAACTCATTATTCCCATCATCCAAACAGGTAAGACAATCCACCACGATCTCTGTATACAACCGCCCCATGCGCTGCGGGAGGGTCTGTTTTGCCAGCAAGACAAGATCCTCTTTGATCCATGACGTGGATCCTGGTAAATGGGCATGTGCAAAGTCCCGATCGCTCAGATGCTTTCTCAGCTGCAGTGAATATCCAGGAACAGGAGTTGGGACCGATGATGACGAGTGAGCGTGATTGGAGTGATGATAGGTTGACGAGGTCGAGCTACTGGTGGACGGGTACCAGACCAAAGACCGCCATAATCCAATCTCAAGGAGGCACACACCCAGGCTATATATATCGTGCTGCATAACATATCTCTCCAAAATGCAAAGTCCCTGTCGTGCTGGATGCCGGTAAAGGTTCCGATACCAGGCTGTGTCACCGAGGCGGTTCGTCTCCATGTTGATGCTTCGAAATTGCGAGAAGCCGACAAGAAAAGCCTGGCCCAGTTCCAGAGGTCGCAGAGCAGCAAGAGCTGTTGGGAACAGCAGAATATTGTCCGGACGAATATTCTTGTGTACCAAGTCGCAGGTGTGCACGAAGCTGACAGAACGAACAAGCTGTTTTGCCAGTACGATGACCGAACTGAGACAAACAGGTCTTTGCTCAAGTAAGAGACTGCGGAGGGTTGTAGGCGGCTTGAGAGGGTCTGCCTGGGCCGGGGTATGATACACAATCTGGGGACCAGGGGGAAAGGTCTTGTTGTCGTCAATGATCTCTAGGAGACCCTTGCAGCGTAGAAGGCCAAATATGCTTGGGTCAACGCTCTGGAGTATCCTGCATAGTTGATAGGCGTCCGATGTAGTGTTTGTGTTGGTATTTGGGGCAGTACCAATGCTTTCCATGACATACAGACTTTGAGACTTCGGTCGGGCCACAACGTTGACGCTTGAAAAAGGAATGCTGGTTGCTGTGGTAAAGTCCCATCCTGTCTCATCCATGACGATGCTATTCGCACTTCTGATATCGGTGTTGATCGTGTAATCGATGGCCTTTCTTAACGCAAACATGTGATCCAGAGGGCTTGCGGGAGATTGGTTGTGTGGTAGCTGTCGGGATCTATCTTGTCCTAACTGCTGCAGTGCCGGGTCCAAGACCTTGCCGCCGATGAGCATAATCGTATACCACGATGGATCGAACAGATTTTGCCAGCACTGTAACTCCGTCATCAACGCATCCAACCCTCTTTTGGCCACAGCATATCTCCATTTGTCAAGCTGAAGCATTCTGGTCAGCACATGTCCCTGTCCAGTACTTGTGGAGGCGACTATCGATGAAGCCGCTGCTTCGAGCTGAGATACCGCCTGTAGCAGAGTTCCTTGTAGTCTTTGGAGAAGATCAAAATGACATTGTGCAAGTTCTTCAGTCAGATGATCTTTGATCCCACGGAGGAAAACGAGCTGTGTCTCTAGTTTCGTCCAAATCGTTTCGAGTAAAAGAACCTTATCACAGAGATCTTTCTTCGCAGTCCTGAAAGCTTGGCAGATGCACAGGGTCTTGTTGGCAAGCTTGATGCAAATGTCGACGACGCTGACAACTGCGAGAGCGAGTTCTGCAGACATGGTTCTTTGCAGTTCTGTGGACCAGGTGACGCGATTTGTGAGGTTGTTGTAAGGTATGTTGTATCAGATGGTAAGGTGGCGATGAAAAATTGCGGTCTGTGTCGGCTGGTTTTGGCGTGGCGCAGCTCGGGGAAAGGCGTCGTAGACAAAATAATAGACAATGGAGCTATCCCGAAAGATGCTAACCAGAAACACTATAAATGTCTTCAACAGCTCTTGTAATATACCTATATCAAGCACCTCTAAAGGAGCTGAAAGGGTATGTAGACTGCCCTTGCAGGCATATTACTTGCCACGGtatctaggtaggtaggtacatTTAAAGACCTATTAACTACCTTCAAAAGTCTGTGAACTATCTTCCAAATCCACATCCAAAGTACAaattccttttttttttgtccaCGACGTATTCAGGGGTCGGCTGACCGCTGCCTGGCCGCCGCTTGCATGTGGCCAAGCAAGCCACAGCGCCATAGCTCGTTTCTGGACACGCGCTGAAGACAGGGGTCGCGCTGAAAACTAAAAACGCGCTCAAATCCAAGGCATAAATATGGATGTTAAATACTGCCATCGTTCCTCACTGTCGTATCACTTAGAGCTTGACTTACCCATATATGAGGCAGTTTGGATGCTGTGACCATGGCTGAAGGTATATCCGAGTTGGTTAATTCCTCTCGGCTGGTGACAGAATTTTACCTCCCGAATTTTGTTGTCCACCATCTTGAAACTGTTAATGAAATCTGGGATCTGAGAGAAGAAATTGGCTATGGAGGATCTGGCGTGGTGCGAAAAGAGGAGCGTCGAGTTCACTCCAGTGGAGAGAAATATCATGGTCCAATGGTACGAGCCGTGAAACAGATGAGAAAGGTTCCTCAAAACCCAGACCAAGGACAGTGGAATTATAGAGCCGAGTTGGAAGCAGTGGTGAAGTTCTCACAGCCAGAGGTATGCAAGCACCGTGTGGTGGAAATATCCAATGAAAGTTAACATTCAGCAACTTGCTAGTATGACCCTTTCTTTGTGCGCACCTTTGGGTGGTTCGAAAACCAAGAATCTGTGTTTCTGGCCATGGAATATCTTCCATCGAGTGACCTAGAGAGATTCAGAAGGTCTTCGCCTCCACTTTCCGAATTTGACACGA includes:
- a CDS encoding hypothetical protein (EggNog:ENOG503NZ7A); this encodes MSAELALAVVSVVDICIKLANKTLCICQAFRTAKKDLCDKVLLLETIWTKLETQLVFLRGIKDHLTEELAQCHFDLLQRLQGTLLQAVSQLEAAASSIVASTSTGQGHVLTRMLQLDKWRYAVAKRGLDALMTELQCWQNLFDPSWYTIMLIGGKVLDPALQQLGQDRSRQLPHNQSPASPLDHMFALRKAIDYTINTDIRSANSIVMDETGWDFTTATSIPFSSVNVVARPKSQSLYVMESIGTAPNTNTNTTSDAYQLCRILQSVDPSIFGLLRCKGLLEIIDDNKTFPPGPQIVYHTPAQADPLKPPTTLRSLLLEQRPVCLSSVIVLAKQLVRSVSFVHTCDLVHKNIRPDNILLFPTALAALRPLELGQAFLVGFSQFRSINMETNRLGDTAWYRNLYRHPARQGLCILERYVMQHDIYSLGVCLLEIGLWRSLVWYPSTSSSTSSTYHHSNHAHSSSSVPTPVPGYSLQLRKHLSDRDFAHAHLPGSTSWIKEDLVLLAKQTLPQRMGRLYTEIVVDCLTCLDDGNNEFGSSDVTHNKQDLIVVGIKFVERILGKIEGITL
- a CDS encoding hypothetical protein (EggNog:ENOG503NWY2; COG:S), whose protein sequence is MVKPHTLAIGAFALFGSVKAVTVGSTKHDPKPGPACLSPKAVQSASLYTGLEEGTTGIRPGLSKSDTNPSNFINFCVGQTLTNGRQNSAGSCNGIPMGKIPASSNMITSIITHPQPGDIIPAQKTFNVTIQTRHLRAGFLVNPSVAYYTAPQDLDENGDIIGHCHITIQNIGSLRSVNPPDPTKFAYFKGVDDEGDGKGGLQAEVTGGLLEGVYRVCTIISARNHQPVVMPIAQRGSQDDCTKFVVQKAE